One window from the genome of Burkholderiales bacterium encodes:
- a CDS encoding DUF3617 family protein: MSGRLFFAATLSASLALLNDRAAGQGLQVRPGLWEVSISGMGERTQSICLTPEMVRDLRNLSRRSDPASDCRPSKERVSGNSHSFEVSCTRPVRYNARIRITVSGTDRFVMSQDFTTEIEGRARSGSMTMSYHRIGDCR, from the coding sequence ATGTCAGGCCGATTGTTCTTCGCCGCCACGCTGAGCGCCAGCCTCGCGCTGCTGAACGATCGCGCCGCCGGTCAGGGCCTGCAAGTCCGGCCGGGACTCTGGGAAGTGTCGATTTCCGGAATGGGCGAGCGCACGCAGTCGATCTGCCTGACGCCCGAGATGGTGCGGGACCTGCGCAATCTCAGCCGGCGCAGCGACCCCGCCAGCGACTGCCGGCCGTCGAAGGAAAGGGTGTCGGGCAACTCCCACAGCTTCGAGGTATCGTGCACCCGTCCGGTACGCTACAACGCCCGCATCCGCATCACGGTGAGCGGGACCGATCGCTTCGTCATGAGCCAGGATTTCACGACCGAGATCGAAGGCCGCGCGCGCAGCGGCTCGATGACCATGTCCTACCACCGTATAGGCGACTGCCGATGA
- a CDS encoding gamma-glutamyl-gamma-aminobutyrate hydrolase family protein, with translation MPRRDRPLIGLTTYGRTSDGRFTLPAEYVDCVRRAGAVPVLLAPGEPHWQAVLGEVDAFILTGGGDVDPDRYGGRRHETNYGVDSERDALELAVARSIIDTGLPTLGICRGAQILNIVQGGTLIEHIPEEVGERVLHRAPPREPVPHPIAIKPGSRLMRIFQRTQCEVTSWHHQAPRKVADGFEVVATAPDGIVEAIEMPDHPWLVAVQWHPELSAAADPLQQRLFDALVEAARQR, from the coding sequence ATGCCGCGCCGTGACAGACCGCTGATCGGGCTCACCACTTACGGTCGCACCAGCGACGGACGCTTCACCCTGCCGGCCGAATACGTGGATTGCGTGCGTCGCGCCGGCGCCGTTCCGGTACTGCTCGCGCCCGGGGAACCCCACTGGCAGGCCGTGCTCGGGGAGGTGGACGCGTTCATCCTGACCGGCGGAGGCGACGTGGACCCCGACCGCTATGGGGGGCGCCGGCATGAAACCAATTACGGGGTGGATTCGGAGCGAGACGCGCTCGAGCTGGCCGTGGCGCGCAGCATCATCGACACAGGCCTGCCGACGCTCGGAATCTGCCGCGGCGCGCAGATTCTCAACATCGTGCAGGGCGGCACGCTGATCGAGCACATTCCCGAAGAAGTCGGCGAGCGCGTCCTGCACCGGGCCCCCCCGCGCGAGCCGGTGCCGCATCCGATCGCAATCAAGCCGGGCTCGCGGCTCATGCGTATCTTCCAACGCACGCAGTGCGAGGTCACTTCCTGGCACCACCAGGCGCCGCGCAAGGTGGCCGACGGCTTCGAGGTCGTCGCCACGGCGCCGGACGGCATCGTCGAAGCCATCGAGATGCCGGATCACCCCTGGCTGGTCGCCGTTCAATGGCATCCCGAGCTTTCGGCCGCAGCCGATCCGTTGCAGCAGCGCCTGTTCGACGCGCTGGTGGAAGCGGCGCGCCAGCGATGA
- a CDS encoding VOC family protein produces the protein MKIDRIDHLVLTVADVERTCAFYSRVLGMEDVTFAEGRRALAFGRQKINLHRAGAEHVPHAHRPTPGSGDLCLIAAVPLQRVIAHLRRCSVQIVEGPVARIGALGKMRSIYFRDPDLNLIEISEYSEDGA, from the coding sequence ATGAAGATCGACCGCATCGACCATCTGGTCCTCACCGTGGCCGACGTCGAGCGCACCTGTGCGTTCTATTCGCGCGTGCTGGGAATGGAGGACGTCACTTTCGCCGAAGGCCGGCGCGCGCTCGCCTTCGGGCGCCAGAAGATCAATCTGCATCGCGCGGGCGCCGAGCATGTTCCGCATGCGCACCGACCCACACCCGGATCGGGCGACCTGTGCCTGATCGCCGCCGTGCCGCTGCAGCGGGTGATCGCTCATCTGCGGCGCTGCAGCGTGCAGATCGTCGAAGGGCCGGTCGCACGCATTGGCGCGCTGGGAAAGATGCGCTCGATCTACTTTCGCGATCCGGACCTGAACCTGATCGAAATCTCCGAATACTCCGAGGACGGCGCGTAG